The genomic interval TTTTCTTTTCTTTAAAAATATATATACAGATATGCCCGCAACAAACATAGCGATTGTACTTAACATAAAAGGTGCACCTAAGATAGCTCCCGTTCCTATCTCTACTGCAGCCTGACCGCTATATGACCACAGAGCAATAATTGGAATAATTGCTTCTGGCATTGCAGTACCCACGGCAGCCAAAACACTACCAACTGCACCTTCAGATAAATTCAGCTTTTTCCCTAACCACTCAATACCGTTCGTAAATAATTCAGCCCCAGCTAATATAAGTGCCAACGCAAAAGCAAATTCCAGTATCATCATCTGTTCTCGTCCCCCTTCGATACATACATATGAATAAAATCAACAAAAAAAACCACTTGTCATGAATTTTTCATAGCAAGTGGTTTTTGCAATAATTTTTATCATATTTTTTGGACAGCATCATAGTTTGTATTAATAGACAAGTGCATTATATTTTAGGAGGTTTTAGTATATGGCTATTAAAAACCCCATTTTTGTTGGTTTTACTTGGGCGTTTATGACTTCTATTAGCTTATTATTAGTCCTTATTATATTAGTTCAGTTTACAAGCTTACCAGAGTCATCTTTACCAACATTAACATATGCCATCCATATCGTTAGCATACTTATTGGAGCACTTAAAGCAGGCTTTCGTTCATCCCAAAAAGGCTGGTATGCAGGCGCATTGACAGGGTTTATTTATATGTTACTGATTGTTTTGTTTGGTAGTATGTTATTCTCAAGTATCACCTTAAGCGTTGAGTCATTAATCCAAGTTGTTATTGGCATATCGATTGGAGCAGTTGGCGGAATTGTCGGAGTCAACTTTAATGCTCGCTAACAGAGTTTTTGTTATAATACTCTTATTAACTAGCTAGTGAGGGGTATTATAATGATCTTCCTAATTGACTTTGACAAAA from Desulfuribacillus alkaliarsenatis carries:
- a CDS encoding TIGR04086 family membrane protein, producing MAIKNPIFVGFTWAFMTSISLLLVLIILVQFTSLPESSLPTLTYAIHIVSILIGALKAGFRSSQKGWYAGALTGFIYMLLIVLFGSMLFSSITLSVESLIQVVIGISIGAVGGIVGVNFNAR